One window of Methanogenium organophilum genomic DNA carries:
- a CDS encoding ABC transporter substrate-binding protein translates to MKSKGLFILAVCAIAAVLLVAGCTDTGSTETEKDTLSFGYQPSTHQVAYMVAKEKGWWTEDLAPYGITDIEDHKFPTGAPEMQSMIAGDIDVAYVGAAPVISALATGLDAKIVAAVQVQGSDLVVRPEVTYTSPDDLKGLIIATFPPGTIQDTLLRDWLQSNGIDPDTDVDIRPMGPGDATVAISEGAVDAVFLPHPAPATIAAEGNGYTAVQSGEMEKDHACCVLVVSGDLIRNHPDMVEQIVKTHIKATEYAIANQNETAQIYHDMNKVDMAVIEDSFTTWDGRWINNPSVITGSVVDYTTVQADLGYISQPLTEDDIFDMSFYEKATEA, encoded by the coding sequence ATGAAATCAAAAGGACTCTTTATCCTTGCAGTCTGTGCCATTGCAGCAGTACTGCTCGTCGCCGGCTGCACGGACACCGGCAGTACAGAAACCGAGAAAGACACCCTCTCCTTCGGTTACCAGCCGTCAACCCATCAGGTTGCATACATGGTCGCAAAGGAGAAGGGATGGTGGACAGAGGACCTCGCACCCTACGGCATCACCGACATTGAAGACCACAAGTTCCCCACCGGCGCACCGGAGATGCAGTCCATGATTGCAGGGGACATCGATGTCGCCTATGTCGGTGCAGCTCCTGTCATCTCCGCTCTTGCAACCGGCCTTGATGCAAAGATCGTCGCTGCCGTGCAGGTGCAGGGATCTGATCTTGTTGTCCGCCCTGAAGTCACCTACACCAGCCCTGACGACCTGAAAGGTCTCATCATCGCCACCTTCCCGCCGGGCACCATCCAGGACACCCTCCTGCGTGACTGGCTCCAGTCAAACGGCATTGACCCCGACACCGATGTAGACATCCGCCCGATGGGCCCCGGTGACGCTACGGTCGCCATCTCCGAAGGCGCTGTTGACGCGGTATTCCTGCCGCACCCTGCACCCGCCACCATCGCCGCTGAAGGAAACGGCTATACCGCGGTGCAGTCCGGTGAGATGGAGAAAGACCACGCCTGCTGTGTCCTCGTCGTCTCCGGCGACCTCATCCGCAACCACCCCGACATGGTGGAGCAGATTGTAAAGACCCACATCAAAGCGACCGAGTATGCCATTGCCAACCAGAACGAGACTGCACAGATCTACCACGACATGAACAAGGTCGACATGGCAGTCATTGAGGATTCGTTTACAACCTGGGACGGACGCTGGATCAACAACCCGTCAGTCATCACCGGATCCGTTGTTGACTACACCACAGTTCAGGCAGACCTCGGCTACATCAGTCAGCCACTTACCGAAGATGATATCTTCGATATGTCCTTCTATGAGAAGGCAACAGAAGCCTAA